The Megachile rotundata isolate GNS110a chromosome 3, iyMegRotu1, whole genome shotgun sequence genome includes a window with the following:
- the tan gene encoding C45 family peptidase tan isoform X2, translating into MDRYRPLNETYLPLYETEAGRKIYEETLACVEEQFPGYLREIRGTADGADVPFHKLFLMHLDDIVPNVANETVQSNELPVGCSTIMCNQPGQEILGHNEDALGETLNHWYLVAAHVVEPGCKEENFTSLSYAGFLPGYTMGYNHHGLVYSINTLSAATLRSAKTPRYFLARALLSAENYVEAQQILRNEGCGAAEGFSVNMTFLTQEGDRMFHNAEIGPCEPDATQSQLNILTVSPGENTAHCNKYLRLKVPEVEGVIIDSSVKRMEAICRHPPAKSRQDVINILSDQTDDEYRVYQEIKKDDYVKTIATGIFDCIERTWAIYTDKPNSTEPIVVIPLRLRDEPTSAAS; encoded by the exons ATGGATAGATATCGGCCGTTGAACGAAACGTACCTGCCGCTTTACGAGACCGAAGCGGGTAGAAAGATTTACGAAGAAACTCTGGCATGCGTGGAAGAACAATTCCCGGGATATCTCCGGGAAATCCGGGGGACGGCCGACGGAGCGGATGTTCCCTTCCACAAG CTATTTCTCATGCATTTAGACGACATCGTGCCGAATGTAGCGAACGAAACAGTGCAGAGCAACGAGTTACCGGTTGGTTGCTCAACTATCATGTGTAATCAACCAGGCCAG GAGATTTTGGGACACAACGAGGACGCACTCGGGGAGACCCTCAACCACTGGTACCTGGTTGCTGCTCACGTGGTCGAACCAGGATGCAAGGAGGAAAATTTCACGTCCTTGAGCTACGCCGGGTTCCTGCCGGGATACACGATGGGTTACAACCATCATGGTCTCGTTTACTCTATCAATACTCTCAGTGCCGCCACTTTGAGATCCGCCAAGACTC CCAGGTACTTTTTAGCCAGAGCGCTGTTGTCCGCCGAGAATTACGTGGAGGCCCAGCAAATTTTACGGAACGAAGGATGCGGCGCTGCCGAGGGATTCTCGGTGAACATGACTTTTCTAACGCAAGAAGGGGACAGAATGTTTCACAATGCAGAGATCGGTCCATGTGAGCCTGACGCCACGCAATCTCAACTGAACATCTTGACTGTCAGCCCCGGAGAGAACACGGCCCATTGCAACAA ATATCTGCGACTGAAGGTGCCGGAGGTCGAGGGTGTTATCATAGACAGCAGCGTGAAGAGAATGGAGGCCATCTGCAGACATCCTCCGGCTAAGTCGCGTCAggatgttataaatattttgagtGATCAAACTGATGATGAGTATAGAGTTTATCAGGAGATTAAGAAGGACGACTATGTGAAGACTATTGCTACAG GTATCTTTGACTGCATCGAGAGGACTTGGGCCATCTACACGGACAAACCGAACTCTACAGAACCGATCGTAGTGATACCTTTAAGACTGCGCGATGAACCGACATCCGCTGCAAGTTGA
- the LOC100877166 gene encoding putative E3 ubiquitin-protein ligase UBR7: protein MSENVEETMEEESSVTMLDVLREENQLEEDACAVLGASDDKNCTYSKGYSRQALYACKTCCPKSGGGICLACSFHCHEGHELVELYTKRHFRCDCGNSKFAGKKCNLDPSKDPINPENKYNHNFDGLYCICERPYPDPDDTLNDEMLQCIVCEDWYHSKHLECEKGIPADDAYDEMICAGCMRQNDFLWCYANKYAVFETPEASSDKKEESVDIEKLPEGCTMPRNNSPNRTATKGSCFWTEGWRSALCVCETCKELYRKKNVMFLLDPTDSVHAYEEAGKINNHESQYEKGMKALASLGRVEQLTAIEEYNNMKERLKRYLQKFAENKKVVREEDIKEFFTEMESKKRPKVVVPTYCR, encoded by the exons ATGTCTGAGAACGTGGAAGAAACGATGGAAGAGGAAAGTTCGGTTACGATGTTGGACGTGCTTCGAGAGGAGAATCAGTTGGAGGAAGATGCTTGTGCAGTTTTAGGCGCGTCCGACGACAAAAATTGCACTTACAGCAAG GGATATTCTCGGCAAGCTTTATACGCTTGTAAAACCTGTTGCCCGAAATCAGGAGGAGGAATCTGTCTAGCTTGTAGTTTCCACTGCCATGAAGGGCACGAACTGGTAGAGCTGTATACCAAAAGGCACTTTAGATGCGACTGTGGTAATTCCAAATTTGCTGGAAAAAAGTGTAACTTGGATCCG TCAAAGGATCCGATTAACCCTGAGAataaatacaaccataattttGATGGGCTCTATTGTATCTGTGAGAGACCTTATCCAGATCCAGATGATACACTGAATGATGAGATGTTACAGTGCATTGTTTGCGAAGATTGGTATCATTCCAAG CATCTAGAGTGCGAAAAAGGAATACCGGCAGACGACGCGTACGACGAGATGATTTGCGCTGGATGTATGAGGCAGAATGACTTTCTGTGGTGTTATGCAAATAAATATGCAG TGTTCGAAACACCCGAGGCATCCAGCGATAAGAAAGAAGAATCGGTGGATATCGAAAAACTGCCCGAAGGATGTACGATGCCACGAAATAATTCTCCGAACCGGACTGCAACAAAAGGAAGTTGCTTCTGGACGGAGGGCTGGAGAAGCGCTTTGTGCGTTTGCGAAACGTGCAAGGAG CTATACCGAAAGAAAAATGTTATGTTTCTTCTCGATCCAACGGACAGCGTGCACGCTTACGAGGAGGCAGGTAAAATTAACAATCATGAATCGCAGTACGAGAAGGGTATGAAAGCTCTCGCCTCTTTGGGTCGCGTCGAACAATTAACGGCGATCGAAG AGTACAATAACATGAAGGAGCGACTGAAGCGGTACCTGCAAAAGTTCGCCGAGAACAAGAAAGTCGTACGGGAGGAAGACATAAAGGAATTCTTCACGGAAATGGAATCGAAGAAACGGCCAAAGGTGGTAGTACCTACGTATTGCCGTTGA
- the LOC100881748 gene encoding uncharacterized protein LOC100881748, whose translation MEEVTKCRYIDCVDTREKEQILHELPVCDTGLCVRWLINSGHVDLIGRDLDALRSMKFFVCNNHFTEDCYLSKGTLKENAVPFPHWSAVSRTLKSLKTRRKVQVNGQDSSMEEVSINKPAEKNAPSEFDVDQWCRTCATKKPNLVSMTSKGKGTDMSLLSKLKLLIEIDDEDALPTNMCDECVDKLEQSFKFFQQIYVADNTLRHVFPNSKTNSVPKKPLYSLGEHMRKEQKEKEEKEKEQEKEKEEDQQDRAPRITRGIFRRGRGRPRSRGIGGRGRGRQRTAQVAASIQSPVPSPASISLSGNNVARPIYKTGTNESSLRNESRIEREDERQGDTVFSLLTDTCRSDEELDWSDVLKVMSNQRYRSTEQVKSKETRTEESTDRKIEMKIEVESSEPETMPCKMETEWSTEEASMEEQGKVQVKVEIGVEEKAVLVEQDKAKTAEGNDERIRCEFCDQEFQFRRQLQAHLLTDHSELSSHMCLDCLISYESESELSKHRSSHHGERTYGCEHCREEFLEKRMLKEHVRKCPSADASRYSCDSCEVTFGSKEQLAEHVKSHREASVRTESDSIKTTSETISSPKRFVQSEQAEEAGREQEERSSTVGTSSSIIVTFESNSNEKDGGTSISRLENVSEHEGADGEPMTCPDCNEQMQNKVELSIHRMRRHSVNRKDASCLLCDNKSFSSSEEYEQHVLDHCKRLRISPR comes from the exons ATGGAGGAAGTAACCAAATGCAGATACATCGATTGTGTCGACACCCGGGAAAAGGAGCAAATACTTCACGAACTTCCCGTTTGTGATACTGGTCTTTGCGTGAGATGGTTGATCAACAGTGGTCACGTGGATCTAATCGGCAGAGATCTGGACGCTTTACGATCTATGAAATTTTTCGTGTGTAACAATCACTTTACGGAGGACTGTTATCTCAGCAAAGGTACATTGAAAGAAAATGCGGTCCCTTTTCCACATTGGAGCGCTGTTTCGAGAACactgaaaagtttgaaaacgcGACGG AAAGTTCAAGTAAACGGTCAGGACAGTTCTATGGAGGAAGTATCGATAAATAAACCCGCAGAGAAAAATGCTCCTTCCGAATTCGACGTGGATCAGTGGTGCAGAACTTGCGCTACCAAAAAACCGAACCTCGTAAGTATGACGAGCAAGGGAAAAGGCACGGACATGAGCCTTCTATCGAAACTGAAACTTTTAATAGAAATTGACGACGAAGATGCTTTGCCGACAAACATGTGCGACGAGTGCGTCGACAAATTGGAGCAATCGTTCAAGTTTTTTCAACAGATCTACGTCGCGGACAACACTCTGCGCCATGTGTTTCCGAACTCCAAAACGAACAGCGTTCCCAAGAAACCTCTTTATTCGCTGGGCGAGCACATGAGAAAAGAGCAGAAGGAgaaggaagagaaagagaaggaaCAAGAAAAGGAAAAGGAGGAAGATCAGCAGGACCGTGCTCCCAGAATCACTCGCGGTATTTTCAGACGCGGTCGTGGTAGACCTCGCAGCCGGGGAATCGgcggaagaggaagaggaaggcAAAGAACTGCTCAGGTAGCAGCGTCCATTCAGAGCCCAGTTCCCAGCCCTGCCTCCATTTCGCTCTCAGGCAACAACGTCGCTAGGCCAATTTACAAAACCGGAACGAACGAATCAAGTTTAAGAAACGAGTCTCGGATCGAGCGGGAAGACGAAAGACAGGGTGACACCGTGTTCTCGTTGCTGACGGACACGTGCCGGAGTGATGAAGAACTCGATTGGTCGGACGTTTTGAAAGTGATGAGCAATCAGAGGTATCGAAGTACTGAGCAAGTTAAGTCGAAGGAAACGAGGACAGAGGAGAGTACAGATAGGAAAATAGAAATGAAGATAGAGGTCGAGTCGAGCGAGCCGGAAACGATGCCGTGTAAAATGGAGACGGAGTGGTCGACGGAGGAAGCGTCGATGGAGGAACAAGGCAAAGTACAAgtaaaagtggaaattggagtCGAAGAAAAAGCGGTGCTGGTAGAGCAGGATAAAGCGAAGACGGCGGAGGGAAACGACGAACGGATACGTTGCGAATTCTGCGATCAAGAATTTCAGTTTAGAAGACAACTACAGGCTCATTTGTTAACCGATCATTCTGAATTGTCCAGTCATATGTGTCTCGACTGTTTGATCAGTTACGAAAGCGAGTCTGAGCTCTCGAAGCATCGAAGTTCGCATCATGGAGAACGAACGTACGGCTGCGAACATTGTCGAGAAGAATTTCTCGAGAAACGAATGTTAAAAGAGCACGTAAGAAAATGTCCGTCAGCGGACGCGTCACGTTACTCTTGCGATTCTTGCGAAGTAACGTTTGGCAGCAAAGAACAGTTAGCCGAGCACGTAAAAAGTCATCGGGAGGCATCGGTTCGGACCGAGTCGGATTCGATAAAAACCACGAGCGAAACAATCTCGTCTCCGAAGCGTTTCGTTCAGTCGGAACAGGCAGAGGAAGCGGGAAGAGAACAAGAAGAGCGTTCGAGTACTGTCGGTACGTCATCGAGCATAATCGTGACGTTCGAATCGAATTCGAACGAGAAAGATGGCGGGACGTCGATCAGTAGGTTGGAAAACGTATCGGAGCACGAAGGAGCGGACGGGGAACCGATGACTTGTCCAGACTGCAACGAGCAAATGCAGAACAAGGTCGAATTGAGCATTCATAGAATGCGTCGTCACTCGGTAAACAGAAAAGATGCGAGCTGCCTTCTTTGTGATAATAAATCATTCTCTTCGTCGGAAGAGTACGAGCAACACGTGCTCGATCACTGTAAACGGTTAAGAATATCGCCGCGGTAA
- the tan gene encoding C45 family peptidase tan isoform X1 encodes MTTPEDSGPCTSENTDIGRRQAVPIIHTRGTHYDVGFDIGRTFSGLIRSYMDRYRPLNETYLPLYETEAGRKIYEETLACVEEQFPGYLREIRGTADGADVPFHKLFLMHLDDIVPNVANETVQSNELPVGCSTIMCNQPGQEILGHNEDALGETLNHWYLVAAHVVEPGCKEENFTSLSYAGFLPGYTMGYNHHGLVYSINTLSAATLRSAKTPRYFLARALLSAENYVEAQQILRNEGCGAAEGFSVNMTFLTQEGDRMFHNAEIGPCEPDATQSQLNILTVSPGENTAHCNKYLRLKVPEVEGVIIDSSVKRMEAICRHPPAKSRQDVINILSDQTDDEYRVYQEIKKDDYVKTIATGIFDCIERTWAIYTDKPNSTEPIVVIPLRLRDEPTSAAS; translated from the exons GGACGCACCTTCTCCGGCCTAATTCGATCCTACATGGATAGATATCGGCCGTTGAACGAAACGTACCTGCCGCTTTACGAGACCGAAGCGGGTAGAAAGATTTACGAAGAAACTCTGGCATGCGTGGAAGAACAATTCCCGGGATATCTCCGGGAAATCCGGGGGACGGCCGACGGAGCGGATGTTCCCTTCCACAAG CTATTTCTCATGCATTTAGACGACATCGTGCCGAATGTAGCGAACGAAACAGTGCAGAGCAACGAGTTACCGGTTGGTTGCTCAACTATCATGTGTAATCAACCAGGCCAG GAGATTTTGGGACACAACGAGGACGCACTCGGGGAGACCCTCAACCACTGGTACCTGGTTGCTGCTCACGTGGTCGAACCAGGATGCAAGGAGGAAAATTTCACGTCCTTGAGCTACGCCGGGTTCCTGCCGGGATACACGATGGGTTACAACCATCATGGTCTCGTTTACTCTATCAATACTCTCAGTGCCGCCACTTTGAGATCCGCCAAGACTC CCAGGTACTTTTTAGCCAGAGCGCTGTTGTCCGCCGAGAATTACGTGGAGGCCCAGCAAATTTTACGGAACGAAGGATGCGGCGCTGCCGAGGGATTCTCGGTGAACATGACTTTTCTAACGCAAGAAGGGGACAGAATGTTTCACAATGCAGAGATCGGTCCATGTGAGCCTGACGCCACGCAATCTCAACTGAACATCTTGACTGTCAGCCCCGGAGAGAACACGGCCCATTGCAACAA ATATCTGCGACTGAAGGTGCCGGAGGTCGAGGGTGTTATCATAGACAGCAGCGTGAAGAGAATGGAGGCCATCTGCAGACATCCTCCGGCTAAGTCGCGTCAggatgttataaatattttgagtGATCAAACTGATGATGAGTATAGAGTTTATCAGGAGATTAAGAAGGACGACTATGTGAAGACTATTGCTACAG GTATCTTTGACTGCATCGAGAGGACTTGGGCCATCTACACGGACAAACCGAACTCTACAGAACCGATCGTAGTGATACCTTTAAGACTGCGCGATGAACCGACATCCGCTGCAAGTTGA